From Vibrio splendidus, a single genomic window includes:
- a CDS encoding TRAP transporter large permease yields MIGIVMFFVALFALLLGFPVAFTFGGIALIFGVWAEGIEMFAFMPYRIQSIMENTVLMAVPLFVFMGLVLQKTKLAEQLLESMGRLFGGVRGGIAISTVLVGSLLAASTGVVGASVVAMGLISLPVMLKYNYDKGLACGTICASGTLGQIIPPSIVLILLGDVLGVPVGDLFQAAIWPGVMLVGAYIVYILIYAKLNPEAAQPIERDDSISRKQEVINALKAIVPPLALIIVVLGSIFAGVATPTESAALGGAGAMVLALLYGQFSWSMVYEASKETVKVTAMVFAILLGATAFSMAFTYTGGDYLVEEWMLQLPGEKWGFLIITMLVILILGFFIDFVEICFIIVPIIAPVAELMGINMTWFAILIAMNLQTSFLTPPFGFSLFYLKGVAPKGVTTKDIYRGVMPFILIQILVLGSLLAFPSFYGM; encoded by the coding sequence ATGATTGGAATAGTAATGTTTTTCGTAGCCTTGTTTGCTCTTTTGCTTGGCTTCCCTGTCGCGTTCACCTTTGGTGGTATCGCGTTAATCTTTGGTGTTTGGGCTGAAGGCATCGAAATGTTCGCCTTCATGCCATATCGAATTCAATCGATCATGGAAAATACGGTGCTGATGGCCGTTCCATTGTTCGTTTTCATGGGGCTTGTTCTACAAAAGACCAAGCTTGCTGAGCAATTACTTGAGTCAATGGGGCGACTGTTTGGTGGAGTTCGTGGTGGTATTGCTATCTCGACTGTGCTGGTGGGCTCGCTACTTGCCGCATCAACCGGTGTAGTTGGTGCTTCTGTGGTGGCAATGGGGCTTATCTCTCTGCCTGTTATGCTCAAGTACAACTACGATAAAGGCTTAGCCTGTGGCACCATCTGTGCGTCTGGTACCTTAGGGCAAATCATTCCGCCATCCATCGTCTTGATTTTATTGGGTGATGTATTGGGTGTGCCAGTCGGCGACTTGTTCCAAGCGGCAATTTGGCCGGGTGTAATGTTGGTGGGCGCGTATATCGTTTATATCTTGATATACGCAAAACTTAACCCAGAAGCGGCTCAACCAATTGAACGTGATGACTCAATTAGTCGTAAACAAGAAGTCATCAATGCACTGAAAGCTATCGTACCGCCACTCGCGCTGATCATTGTCGTATTGGGCTCTATCTTCGCGGGTGTTGCCACGCCGACAGAGTCAGCTGCATTAGGTGGTGCGGGTGCTATGGTACTTGCTTTGTTGTACGGTCAATTCAGTTGGTCGATGGTGTATGAAGCGTCCAAAGAAACGGTGAAAGTCACGGCAATGGTCTTTGCTATCTTGCTTGGTGCGACGGCATTCTCGATGGCGTTCACTTATACTGGCGGTGATTATCTAGTTGAAGAGTGGATGCTGCAGTTGCCGGGTGAAAAATGGGGCTTCTTGATCATTACCATGTTGGTTATTTTGATTCTGGGTTTCTTCATCGACTTCGTAGAAATCTGTTTCATCATCGTACCGATCATTGCGCCTGTTGCTGAACTGATGGGTATCAACATGACTTGGTTCGCTATCCTTATCGCGATGAACCTACAAACCTCCTTCTTAACGCCGCCATTTGGCTTCAGTTTGTTCTATTTGAAAGGGGTAGCACCGAAAGGCGTCACCACAAAGGACATCTACCGAGGCGTGATGCCGTTCATTCTGATTCAAATCCTCGTACTTGGATCACTTCTCGCTTTCCCATCTTTCTATGGAATGTGA
- a CDS encoding TRAP transporter small permease subunit: MESGMRSLIYIERLFNRIGDALGWLSSMLFILLIANVVYDVVMRYAFNDVSIAFQEMEWHLFSAVFLLGVPYAIKAGGHVRVDVFYEQLSFKAQAIIDLIGTVVFLLPFCLLVAWFGIDVAKESYNLGETSGDPGGLPYRWIIKAMIPLSFFLMAVSGVGLILHSLNKIFNPHLIHATNTHVNNTHTKNK; the protein is encoded by the coding sequence ATGGAGTCGGGAATGCGAAGTCTAATTTATATTGAACGCCTGTTTAATCGTATCGGTGATGCACTGGGATGGCTTTCCAGTATGTTGTTTATTCTACTTATCGCTAACGTTGTGTATGACGTTGTCATGAGATATGCCTTCAATGATGTCTCAATCGCCTTCCAAGAGATGGAATGGCACCTTTTCTCAGCCGTATTCTTGTTAGGTGTTCCTTATGCCATCAAAGCGGGTGGCCACGTACGAGTGGATGTTTTTTACGAGCAACTGAGCTTTAAAGCACAAGCCATTATTGACCTAATAGGTACCGTTGTCTTCCTGCTTCCTTTCTGTTTGCTGGTGGCTTGGTTTGGTATCGATGTGGCCAAAGAGAGTTATAACCTGGGTGAAACGTCGGGCGATCCCGGTGGTTTGCCGTATCGTTGGATCATTAAAGCGATGATCCCACTGTCGTTTTTCTTGATGGCAGTCAGTGGTGTTGGTTTGATTCTGCATTCGCTGAACAAGATTTTTAATCCGCACCTTATCCATGCAACTAACACGCATGTAAACAATACTCATACAAAGAATAAGTAG
- a CDS encoding TRAP transporter substrate-binding protein, with the protein MSLISNSLTRVFKNVAVTAAACLALVATGATAADKVYRLKLAETWGPNFPVFGDATKNMAAMAEKMSNGRLQIRIDSANKHKAPLGVFDMVKSGQYDMGHSGSYYWKGKVPNTLYFTSMPFGMTPAEQYAWFYHGGGMELMEQVYSPHNLMSFPGGNTDIQMGGWFQKEINSVEDLQGLKMRIPGFAGEILAELGAKPTNIAPGELYTSLERRTIDALEWVGPSLDLRMGFHKIAPYYYTGWHEPGSELQFLVNKRTWNKLPEDLQEILRVAMRTAAYDMYTQATHESGKNWVSMKTEYPDVQVKDFPPEVMSALKEANDRLLAAHAEKDALAKEIQASQASYLEQVRSWTDISHRAYLNSQAK; encoded by the coding sequence ATGAGTCTCATATCTAACTCCCTCACACGAGTTTTTAAAAACGTTGCGGTTACTGCAGCGGCTTGTTTAGCTTTGGTCGCAACTGGCGCCACAGCTGCTGATAAGGTTTATCGCTTGAAGCTCGCTGAAACATGGGGACCAAACTTCCCTGTTTTCGGTGATGCAACCAAAAACATGGCTGCGATGGCTGAGAAAATGTCGAATGGTCGACTGCAAATCAGAATCGATTCAGCAAACAAACACAAAGCACCGCTTGGCGTTTTTGACATGGTTAAGTCTGGTCAATACGACATGGGTCACTCAGGCTCTTACTACTGGAAAGGTAAAGTTCCAAACACTCTTTACTTCACTTCTATGCCTTTCGGTATGACGCCAGCAGAACAATACGCGTGGTTCTATCACGGTGGCGGTATGGAATTGATGGAGCAGGTTTACTCTCCACACAACCTAATGTCGTTCCCAGGTGGTAACACGGATATTCAGATGGGTGGTTGGTTTCAAAAAGAGATCAACAGCGTTGAAGATCTACAAGGTCTGAAAATGCGAATCCCAGGCTTTGCCGGTGAGATCCTTGCGGAACTAGGTGCTAAGCCGACTAACATTGCCCCTGGTGAGCTTTACACGTCTTTAGAGCGTCGCACAATCGATGCGCTAGAGTGGGTGGGTCCATCACTTGATTTGCGTATGGGTTTCCACAAAATCGCGCCGTACTACTACACAGGTTGGCATGAGCCGGGTTCAGAGCTTCAATTCCTAGTGAACAAACGTACATGGAACAAGCTTCCTGAAGACCTACAAGAAATCTTGCGTGTTGCAATGCGTACAGCGGCTTACGACATGTACACACAAGCAACGCACGAAAGTGGCAAGAACTGGGTTTCAATGAAAACAGAATACCCAGACGTACAAGTTAAAGATTTCCCACCAGAAGTCATGTCGGCACTGAAAGAAGCGAACGATCGCCTACTTGCGGCACATGCTGAGAAAGATGCACTGGCAAAAGAGATCCAAGCTTCACAAGCAAGCTACCTAGAGCAAGTGCGCTCATGGACGGATATTTCACACAGAGCTTATTTAAATAGCCAAGCGAAATAA